The Brienomyrus brachyistius isolate T26 unplaced genomic scaffold, BBRACH_0.4 scaffold48, whole genome shotgun sequence DNA segment GGTATTTAGAACATCTTGGATCCTATGAGCTGTCACCTTCCCAGACAAGTCTGTCAATCCACCTGAAGTCTGATCTCAACGATTCAGTCCCGCTCTCTGCATACGAGGTAGAAGGCTCGCTTCTGTTAACACCCAAGAGATTCATACAAATAAAACAGAACTGAGTCTAGCCAGTGGTGAGTAGTTTTTATTGAATTAATTACTATATTTGTATTACTGTTTATCTAGCAGCATATAATCTGTATATTTTAATAACCATTTATGCATGCCAATCTTTTGCTTTCCATTAGCATAATGGCAGATCTATCCCCACAACCCATGGTCCTTCGTGTTGTTGAACCAGACCGGGCTAGAAAATTAAAACTCGGTTCACGACCAGCCTCTATTGATGCACTGATTGCTGTTATAAAAGAACAGCTGGAAATAGACCTTGACTTCAGTTTAAAATATGAAGACCCCGACTTTGATGGAAAACTTACATCCCTCTCTGACATTGATGAGTTGCCACAGAAAGCGGTTGTGCATGTGGCTTTTGAGCAAGATTCCAGCTCTGTTGCCTCAACGGAAACAATCTCAAGTGTATCATCCTCAGAACGTGGGAGAAGATggccttcagtttttttttcaattcccACATTTTCTTTGGATGTTGAATTGAAACTTCGGGAAGGTAATACTGAATTTGAGAAGAACAACAAGTATCTTCAGTTAACAAGAGATGTAAAACATGACATTTTAGAAAAGCTAGCATCTGAGATGTATGGCTACAAGGCTTATCCCAGTGATAAGGAGATAGCAATGGTAGCTGAGGCTCTTGTGTTAAAATATCCTTGCTTGAAGGAAGCAGGATCTGAAACTGGCTGGAATGGATGGAAGAACAGCCTAAAGTTTAAGATGGGCAACTATAGGAGCAAGATGAGAAGGGCTGGATGTTCAGAGATCACAGTGAATGCTGGAAAAAGAAGTAGAATGAATCCTGACAATGAATCTTCACATTCAAATATTAAAAGACCCAAACGAGTGGAGGTAAACTTTCTGCCCAACTTTCCCCAAGGAGAAAATCCCTCAACCCTTGAACAGCTGAGGCAGAAAGTTGTTGATGAAATGAAGAAAGCTGAGAAGAACTTGCCGCTTATAAAAAAGATGATGCAAACCACATTTGCCCTGTGGCGACAAACCATAGTAAAGACATGCCCACCAGTGAAAGAGCTCATGGAACTCTGGCCTGCACTCAAAATGGAATCTGAGGTAATGTAGTAGCActttttcctgttatttctttttttgacaACATATACCACATTCAGGGGCTGTTTTCTGCCTTATGGATGGGTAGTGTATTTGCCAGATTCACATAGTTAATATGGCTgtgttgtctgtctgtctttgttttaaaatgtaggtGTATGCAGAGTTCCAACGGATTACAAACCAGAACCTGCCCAACACATTCTACTCTGAGCTTGACCGACATCTTCCTAGACTGATGACCCTGTTCAGACAGAAGGCAAGCAGAACCGGGAAGACGTCAGACGCTTTGACTGAAATCCTGAAAATCCATGATGAACAGGTAAAAATATTGTTATACCTATTTTATGGGTCTATTTCTTAAAGAGGAACATTGGAAAACATTTGAAAAGTTTGATGATTCAAATGAGCTTTCAATACAACAACTTGTCCAGGTTTTTTGGTATGTGTCTGATTTTGTATATCTGATTGTAATGTTTACCAGTAAATAAGTTATGTACAATTCTGTTTTTATCTCCTTTTATATAGGAGGTTCATGACATACACACCAAGCGTGTTACTGTTCTTCATGCCCTTCCTGTGTATCTACGTGAGGACGTCTCTGAGTTTTTCAAGACCTGCACagtaagttttattttttttttttaaatctcacgACTATATTAAGTAAACAGTTCATATGAATACAGACATATTTACACGCTTACCCTTCCTCAGTCTTTCAAATCACATAGTTTGTGTGATTTGAAGAGATTAGAAGCGATTTTTCTTTgacctcactgtaaaaaaaaaaaaaaccttggtaCTAGATAATTTTGATTAAAGCaaagtgtttttataggtttttttAGCATAGTATCAATTTCTTGTTTACTGGTAGCTTAGCTGGGTCCTGTAGAACACTGATCTTCTGTTTAAAATCATACTGTAGTTTGTTCACACAACAATTAAAATCATTAAACTTTCTGTCAGTTGGTCTGAAGCAATATTGTTTGTTAAATCTCATGACTAACTAAATGCCTTTATCTTTGCACTAAACCTGCTGTAAATATTTTTGTCAAAAATCTTAATAAAAAATCTTTAATCCTTTTAtatccattttattttgtaggacACATCTGATGAGCCTGACCTTTTAGATGTTTCAGTAGCCCTCCTCACAGTCGTCAAAGATAATGACACAGGTCCAGTTCACTTCCAGCCTGTGAAAATCTCTGTTGTCATTGAAAGCGAGATTGTGGGCAACCTCCCCAGATTTGCTGATGCCGTCCTGGTAATGTTTGGACTGATCTATGCACTACACCTCAGCTATCCCAGGGGACTGACCAACACTTTTGAATTCATTCAGAAGATTTTACTTGGTCTTGACGATGGTAAACTGTCACCCAAGTTACAGAGTCTCAAAAATGACTTGATGCGCATGTAGACATTTATCAGAATAATTACTAAGGCCTGGCAGTTCCTTTGTAGTTCAATGTAGATTATTTCTGTGAAAATAATGGTTaaaatgtttctgcaccagttGTTTTCCCACAATATGCACAGTGTGCCTTTTGTATTAATGTTATTTGGCATTAATACAACTCTTGTTCTTGAAAGTTAAGTACTGGATAGTACTTGATAATTGTATGTGTATTTTAGTTGTAAATGGTACATGTTAAGTTTCAGGCAGGTTCATAAATTTGTAATTTTAGAGGTGCTATTTTAATCTGGTGTTCAGGTTTTAGCCTAGTGCATCTCTGAATTGTTTTATGCTTCTgtcttaaattaacactgcagtgTTAAATAGAAGAGGGCAAGAATTCAGTGTAACTCACTGTAACTTAAACTTTACTTTGTTTGTACTCAAAATATTTGAGGCAATGAGTTGCCACAAAAATTTTAAGTTTTGAAACATGCGATTTTGAGTCTTGTGTGTGAAAGCTTTTGAGTTACTTGTACTTGTAAAACAAATGACAAAGACTAATAAATATTGAGTTGATGCTACTTAAAAATGGTTCTTTgtgtacttatttttttttgtaatgttaaCTTAATACCATGAGAAAGGTTAAGAGAAATTTTAAGTCACTATAACTGAAAATATTTAAGTTGATTTAATAACTAGTTTTAATTTAActgtaattaaaatgtttatgtaGCATATAATCCAAATATTTAacctttttgaaatatttttttttaagttcatgAACTTAAAAACATTGAGGCAACGAGTTACATCAATTTTTTTAAGTTCTGCTTACTAATTTGGTTTTACAGTGTATCTGTGGGCTGACCTAAAGCtatttaattcattttcttGAAATAGTTCCTCTTCTTTTCCAAATAAATATAGCTCACAttatttgttttcatttcagcATTTACAGAAACAGAAAGTGATATTTCAGTAAAATCAGATTTATGATTTTAATCAGCAAAGTGAAAATTATATGTGAATCCTTCCATAACACATTGAGACCAATGAAACAGCTTCCACTGCGGTCGTCAGCCATCATTCTGCCTGGTGTCACCAAACTGGGCTGGCTTTCCTGAAAGCTTTCAAACGCTAAGCAGTTTGTTAACTAGCACTTAAGTTTGACCGTTAATTAGCAAGCATTTCCCGAAACCCTTCATAACAAAAGTAGATGGTTATCTTGCTGGTATAGTAACCAGTGCTCCCACCCACTCCTTATTTTCTACATCCTTCTTTGAATTTTTGCCTGCTGTcgtgtcacagagacacagatgcTCTTTTTTTGGCAATGTAACAATGCTGCTGATATAAGACCCATACAGAGTATCAGACATATGAGTGTCCCAGTTTACCTTTGTCCCACTTAACATTCACCCAGCCCAAAAGGTCTCACAGTACATTCCATACCTGTTGGCAATATGAATACAATGAATGATTTCACTGATCAAatttgccttgtactgcaaaggCAGAACTGCAATCAACTGCATTCAGTGGCACAACATCCGCCCTGTGTACCAATCGACGCGTCTGGAGGGCTAAGAGCTGCCAGCCATCGCTGTGACCGGGTCCCTCATCCTCCGACTGTATATGAAGCTGCTCAGTCCCCACAAGCCGCTGTGAGGAATTGTCTCTATGACAAATGACCCTTTTCTTTCCCGAGTGCTTGCAGCTCCCTCTgtgttgtcctgtgtgtgtgacgcAGCTCCTGACCCCCTGCCCAGTCAGCATGATCCCCAATCCCCATTTATCCCCAGTTATCACTTTGCGAGGCTGCAGAAGtcctgccatttcctgcagacttcagtcccagatcactgctggccacagtAGCCTTTCATCCCGGCAGTGATTCcctccattgttcccccacctcctccattaGTTGTATCGCCGCCTTGCAGAGCTGATGTTTCCTCTTTCTCTGGCTGCTGTCCATGGTTTCTTTGTACAAAAGAGCCCCATCATGTTTTCAGCCTATTGGTATATTTGTAACTGATAATTTAATTCGGTATTCTGTCTGTGCGTTTTCAGACGTTTAGATTTggattatatgttatattgttCATGTTTACATGCGTCATGTAGCAATGATTTGACTCGCATTTTGCTATTGAAATACTTGGAATCGATTTTCCTCTTATTGACAGTTTGTGCTTTTCTCACGTGGAGGCTGGGAAGAGCCAACAAAGTCCTACTTAAAGtttgtctgttaattctgtaataatgaaggcttttgggaaacgcacatagaccacactcattctttacttacattgtttgttattttgttcaTTATTTGCTAAGACTGATCGCCTTCGGGAAAGCCCTCCCTGACTAGTactctgaaaggaggagatgtaaACATCCCCAGTGTCACGTCCCTCCGTCCAGCCCTCTCATGTGCCACGCCCACCTCGTTACCCGCCTGTGTATTCCCAGCGTACCAGCTGTCCTGCATGCATTCtgatgtcatgtcctgtatGTAAGTCCGCGTTCAGTCTTGTTAGATCTGTCATTTATGTCTGTACCCCTTTTGAGCAGTTTGTCCTCGTCTGCCCTGCATTCCCATTAATAAAACCTGCCTTCTGGATTCGGCTACCAGAATTGCTTCCCTGCTCCTCGCTCCCGCAACGACACACAACCGGTCGTGACATCCAACAGCTACTGCAGGCCCATCAGACTGTGTTAGTTCTCCTTCCAGTCTGGCTGATGAACAGCTTGTTTTGAATTTAAATTATACTGTACAAATTATGAGGATAAAAGTTAATTGTGAAGAAAATTTTATGGATGGAACAGTATTTTCCGAAATTCTGTTTGAGAGCCCTTAgcacatgaacattttaaagcctgtggtccacacagatctgtacagtacagtgagagctgattataggagagattcatctctcatagctgacaggcggctgatgtgacacagaattgtggccatgcagcagatttataaaataacagagtattttatttgatgtAATTCCAAGGAAATGTGATTTAGCTTCTTCTAAGGGACTGTGAACCCCTCCttgagccgacaccttatcgtggtggaggggtttgcgtgttacaatgatcccaggagctatgttgtcgggggctttatgcccctggtagggtcacccaaggcaaacaggtcctgggtgaggaaccagacgaagtacggctcaaaaacccctttatgatgagaaaaatcttggattcacggtttcccttgcccggacgcgggtcacccctggagccaggcctgggggtggggctcgatggcgagcgcctggtggccag contains these protein-coding regions:
- the LOC125723421 gene encoding uncharacterized protein LOC125723421 codes for the protein MELWPALKMESEVYAEFQRITNQNLPNTFYSELDRHLPRLMTLFRQKASRTGKTSDALTEILKIHDEQEVHDIHTKRVTVLHALPVYLREDVSEFFKTCTDTSDEPDLLDVSVALLTVVKDNDTGPVHFQPVKISVVIESEIVGNLPRFADAVLVMFGLIYALHLSYPRGLTNTFEFIQKILLGLDDGKLSPKLQSLKNDLMRM